From Clostridium sp. SY8519:
AATGCATACTGTTTGTCACCTCGTTCTTCTTTATCTTCTGATGCGCAGCTGTCAGATTCCTAACATAACGCCCCGGTTTTCCCGGTAGTCCGGATACTGTTTCAGTGCTTCACGGAAGACTTCTTCCATATTTTTTTCCAGTTTCACGCCGTAATGGACGCATACTTCCTGCAGTGCCCGCAGCACTTCACACATATTCTCCTCTTTGGCATTAAAACCCATATGACCGATCCGCAGCACCTTTCCGGCCAGATATCCCATGGAACCGGCAATCATAATATTGTGCTTCTCCCGCATACGGGTCAGAATATCCTCCGCGGACACCCCCTCCGGCACATCGATCACAGTCACTGTATTGGAATATCCACCCTCCAGATGCAGATGCAGACCTGCGTCAGTTACTGCCTTGCGGAAACATTCCCCGATGATCCGATGACGGTCATAGACACTCTGATCTGCCGCGATCTCACGAATTGCCACGCGAAATCCATAAATATCACTGATCGGCATCGTGTAGGGAAACCATTTTTCTTCATAATAATGGTCAAATGTCGTCAGATTCGCATAAAAGGAAGCAATCGGTGTCTTTCTGGTGTGCATTGCCTCTCTGGCATCTTCGCTGACGGTAACAAACGTCAGTCCAGGAGGCGCGGATACCGCTTTCTGAGATCCGCCGCACAAGAGATCAATCTGGCAGGCATCCACATCAATCGGCTCGCCGAAGGTGGAGGAAACCGCGTCCACCATGGTCAGAATCCCATATTTCTTCAGCAGCGGGCAGATCACAGAAATATCGTTCAGGACACCGCTTGGTGTATCGCAGTGTACGACTGTGGCAAATTTAAACCCGTGGTCTTTTTTCAGAAATTCTTCCAGCGCCTGCGGATCCACCGGATTTTTGCGGTCCACGGAATACATCACCGGTTCTCCGCGGTAAATCTTTACAAAATCCCGATTGCCCTCTCCATATAATCCGTTATCAATAATCAGCACCCGGTCCCCGGGTTCTGTCAGGGACGCAATTCCCGCTTCCAGACCAAGGATTCCCTCTCCGCCAAGAATCAGTGTTTCATTTCCGGTATGAAGCATCCGGCTGATCATTTCGCACAGATTTCTGTACTCTTCCACAAATTCCTCATCCAGATCCGGATTGGTAAAGCGGCACGCCCGCGCCTGCATTACGTTTTCAGATACTTCTGTAGGTCCCGGTGTCATGATTCGGTACATAATAACCTCCTTGCTGAAATCCTGTAAAAACCCCTTGTATTCTGTTCAGTGACTGCTTTTCTCAGTCGTCCGTACGGATCAGTCCGGTGACTGCTGCCGCTTTTCTCAGGCGGCCGACAATCGCCAGTGTAATGACTGCCGCAATCCCGATCTGAACCAGATTACCCGGAATCGATGTAACCGGCGCGATCCAGTTTCCGTAAATAATGCCTTCCGCAATATAATAACCCACGATTTTTATTCCGCACGCCGCGAGAATCGCCACTGCATACCAGACAAACTTCTGATGCTCCTGTTTTTCTGTAATCTTTCCTACCACAAATCCCATCAGGCCTACAATTACAAAGGTAAAAGGTGCCCACAGCGACCATCCGCCCATCAGGTCAAATAATCCCATACCCACTGCACCGGCGATCGCCCCTGTTTTTTTACCGAAAATAATGGCTCCGATAAACAGCGGAATATTCCCCAGATGAACCAGTCCGCCATTGGCCGCAATCGGCAGACGGATGTTCACAAATGCGGTAAACACAAAGGTCAGCGCAACAAAAATTGCGGTGATTGCAATAAATTTCGCATTGCTTCCGCTCTGTGCCGCCGCTGAAACCGCAAGCTCTTTTTCATGATTCGTTCTCATCTGATCTTCCTCCTCACTTACGGAAAGCTGCATAAATCCGGCAGTTCCCCTTCTTCTATTACACAGTAACCTACTATGCAAACCTGTTTTTGTCAATATACTGTACGGTTTTCTCCTGCCCGAATTCCTTCCTTTCAGGCAGAAATCCCGCTATATATTGAAAAAAGAGGCCGCAGCAGCGAATCATAATCCGCTGCTGCGACCTCTTTTCCTGCATCCGGAATCTCCATGTATCTGCCTGTCCCTGCAGTACAAAACACCGGACGTTATTCTCAGTGGGCTTAAGTGGACTCGAACCACCGACCTCACGCTTATCAGGCGTGCGCTCTAACCGGCTGAGCTATAAGCCCATACGAGCATCCTGCTTTGAATTCCAACATACGGACGTTACTTCTACAGTTAGCTCACTCCAGGCACCCTTGCGGCACCCGGGAGGTTCCGCTTAAGGCTGCTTCATTCCTGACCTGACCTGGTTCACAGATTCCCGTCGCGCAAGACCCGAAGATCAACGCCACTTATACAAGGCAGCTCCGCGGCTGCAAACCCGAGGCAGGACATCACCCCTACTATAGCGGATTGAAGGTACAGGGAGCCGCTAATTCCCCGGCTGCTCGGATTTATAATTATACGCTTCATCTTCTGCTCTGTCAATATTATTTATGTTTTTTGCCAGGATATTTTTTATCCTAGCTCCTGGCTCTGTATTTCTTTCTGTTTCCGTTCCTGCAAACGGATTTCTTTGTTTTTTCTTCTCAGATCCCGGAAAAAATCACGAAGGATTTCCGCACACATTTCCTTACACAATCCGTATTCCACGTCTACCTGATGATTGAAGGCTTTCATCTGCAGAAGATTCAGCACAGACCCTGCACAGCCCGCCTTAGGATTCATGGTTCCGATTACCACCTTGCTGATCCTGGACTGTACCAGCGCGCCGGAGCACATCTGACAGGGTTCCAGTGTTACATACATAGTACACCCTTCCAGACGCCAGTCTCCCATTTTTTTACAGGCTTTCCGGATGGCGGCCAGTTCCGCGTGGGCCAGCGTGCTTCTGTCCGTATTGCGCCGGTTATAGCCCCGGCCGATAATCCGGTCTTCATACACAATCACACAGCCGATGGGTACTTCACCCAGATCCTTTGCTTTTTTTGCCTGCCGGATAGCTTCCTTCATATATTTAATATCTTTCCTGCTGAAGGCGGGAACCTGCGATTCTTCTTCCTTTTTTTCTTCCCTTGTTTCTTTCTTTGCCTCTTCTTCCCCTGTATCCTTCTTTCTCAGCTCCTCCCTGACTGGTTCCTCCTGTGTCTTATGCTCTTCCATGCACATATTCTGTTTTACCCTTTCCTTCGGCACATTCATTTTCTACTTATAAATATGTACCATATTTTCCGGAAAAATTCGAGAGTAAATCCTCTCTTTCCCATACAGACCGCCCGTCTTTCCATTTTTTTACTAAAAATAATAATAATTCTTATTTTTAGTATTGACTAACCGTTTCCTACGTGCTATTATGCACTTACAGAGATACATGATAGTTTTTATCAACAATCTAGGAGGTGAGCGCGAGATATGCGAAACCGCAGCAAACGCAGTAAGCAGCGTGACAGTATTCAAGCCTTTCTCGCATCTCGACACGATCATCCCACTGCAGAAACTGTATACCTGAACATCCGGGAACAGATCCCGAATATCAGCCTGGCAACCGTATACCGTAATCTGTCACTGTTGTCGGAGCAGGGCGAGATCCGAAAGATCAGCATTGGTCAGGGACCGGATCGTTTTGACGGGAATACAGAGCCGCACAGTCATTTTATCTGTCGGGAATGCGGAACCATCATTGATCTGGCAGCCGAACCGGCTCTGCCGGTCACAGATATGGATGGTCATCCATTCGATGGTAAGATTGATGAACATGTTACCTGCTATTATGGACTCTGCCCAACCTGTCTGAAAAAAACTCTTCCGACAGGCAATATCCTCTAATCATTTTTTATTTAGCAACCAATCATTTTTTATATCAAAAGAAAGGAAGTAAAAGTTATGGCAAAATTTGTATGTTCTGTATGTGGTTATGTGTATGAAGGCGATTCTCTTCCGGCAGATTTCACCTGCCCGGTATGTAAAGCACCGGCTTCCAAATTCACCGAGCAGAAAGGTGAGATGGAATGGGCTGCCGAGCATGTAGTAGGTGTTGCTCAGGGTGCCAGCGAAGATATCATGGCTGACCTTCGCGCAAACTTTGAAGGTGAATGCTCTGAAGTAGGTATGTACCTTGCTATGGCACGTGTGGCACATCGTGAAGGTTATCCGGAAATCGGCCTTTACTATGAAAAAGCTGCTTATGAAGAAGCAGAGCACGCATCCAAATTCGCAGAACTGCTTGGCGAAGTAATCACAGACAGCACCAAGAAAAATCTTGAGATGCGGATCGACGCTGAAAACGGCGCTACAGCAGGCAAAACAGATCTGGCTAAGAGAGCAAAAGCTGCAAACCTTGACGCAATCCATGACACAGTTCATGAAATGGCAAGAGATGAAGCTCGTCATGGTAAAGCTTTCCTGGGTCTGTACAACAGATATTTCAAATAAATCTTCTCTGCTTTCTACAGCAGAAGCAAAAAAGAACTGCCGCCACGGCAGTTCTTTTTTTGCTTCTATCTCCTGCATAAGGTTTTCAAAAGTTCTCATTTCCGCCCTGCTTGTTTCTTTGCAGCCGATGCCCTGTATCTTTCCGAAAATGTTTTCTATTCCTGTACAATTCGCGCTCTGCTCTTTCCGCAGACATCTTTTGTCACTACAATCTGATTGCGGATTCTTTCCTTTAATTCGCTGACATGGGAAATGATTCCAATCTGCCGGCCGCTCTGACTCAGATCATCAAAGGCCCGCATGGCCTGATTCAGTGTATCCTCGTCCAGGGAGCCGAAGCCCTCGTCTACAAACATAGTATCCAGCTGGATGCCGCCTGCGGTGCTCTGAATCTCATCCGCCAGTCCCAGTGCCAGCGACAGGGACGCCATAAAGGACTCCCCGCCGGACAGCGTGCGGACACTGCGTTCGCTGCCGTTGTGGTGATCCAGGACATTGAGTTCCAGCCCGCTCTGACTGCGCTGGTTGCTGGCTTCCCGCCTGCGTTTCAATTCATACTGCCCGCTGCTCATCTGCATAAAACGGGTATTGGCCCGGCCAATCACCCGATCAAAATAATGGGTCTGGATATAAGTCTCCAGCATCATCTTGTCTTTTCCGCTGAGGGTCCCGTTCAGTGTGGCATTCAGGTTCATCATCCAGGACTGCTGTTCCTCCAGCTGTGTCAGCTCCTTTTCCCGCATTTTCAGATCTTTGCAAACGGTTTCATTCTCACTGAGCCGCAGGGATATGGTCTTTTGTCTGTCCCGCAGCTGATTCCATTCTTTTTCCAGGTCTGACCGTCTGGTATCCAGTTCCTTCCGATCTGCCGGTGTACTGCCTTCCAGTGCCTTTCGCAGGGCCTCCGTCTTTCCGCTGCGGACATCCACGGCTCTGGCGCACTCCTGATAACAGGCTTCCGCCTGCTGTCTGGTCTCTGTCATCTGCTTCAGCTGTGCCTTCTGCCGGATGATCTGATCCCGCGCCTCCTGCAGCGAACGGAAGGGCAGTTTGCGGCGGCACTCTTCCAGCCGCGCCCGGCAGTTTTCGTATTCTGCCTGGTCTCTGACCTGTTTCTGTCTCCACTGCTCCAGCCGGGACTGGGTCTGCTTCAGAGAATCCTCTGATTCCGGTATTTTCTGCTCCAGGGCATCCAGTTCTTTCTTCTGCTGCCGGTACATTTGAATTCGTTTCTGATATTCCGCTTTTTGAGTTTTATTTTGATCAAATACTGCGCGGAATCTTACGGTAAATTCTTCCGGCCAGGTCTGCTGCTCCTCTGCCTTGCGGAAAATCTGTATCCACGTTTCCTCCGTCAGTTCCGGAAACAGGCGGGCGGCATTGCCGGCCAGTTCCCGGACATGGGCTCCCGTACGGGCCGTCATCTCACCCAGCCTGCGGCTGCAGGCTCCGGCCCGCTCCTGCTGCTGTGCCGTCTGCTCCCGGGCCTGACTGACCATTTCTTCTGTCGGTGCTTCCCGGGTCAGTTCCGCGGCGGAAGGATGTACCGTAGATCCGCAGACGGGACATGGTTCCCCGTCTGTCAATGTCTGTGCCAGAAGCCCTGCCTGGGCATTCAGAAACTGCTGGTTCAGTCTTCCTTCTCTGTCATGCATCCGGCGGTAGGCTTCCAGCTCTTTCTGATACTCCTCCCGCGCAGTATGGATCTCCTTCCATTCCCGGTCAATCCCGCGGCACTGTTCCGATATTCTGCGGATCAGTTTTTCTCTGTCCTGAAACTGCTCCAGTCCGTGCATTTCCCGGAGCAGCTGCTGGGGCACTTCCTTTAAGCTGCTGCGGGTTTCCAGCATCTGCCGGTATGCCTTTTCCTGCTTTTCCTGCCTTGCCTCTTCTGCGGCAATGCCCGCCTGATCCTTCTTCCGATTCTCTTCTGCCTTCTGTCCGGCAGACTGAATCCGCGTCAGTTCCTCATACTCCGGAAGCCGTTTTTCTTCTTCGGCAATTTGGATCCGCAGCTGCTCCCGTTCCGGATCTTTTTCGGTTTCTTTCTGAAGCACTGCCTTTGCTGAAAACAGTTTCTGCTGTTCTTCCAGGAGAATCTTTTCTTCCCTGCGGAGCTCTTCCCGATTCCTGTGATCGGTTTCCGCTTTGGAATATTCCTTCTGCAGCTCATTCCGCCGACGATCCAGGTCTCGGTATGCCTGTTCCAGACGGTCGGCTTCCTTCTGATCCCTGTGAATCATTTCCTCCAGCAGCTGTTCCCGTTCTTTCCTCTGATGCAGTCCCAGTGCCTGCAGCTGCTCCTCTTCTTTCTCCGTATCCGGATGAATCCTGGCTATGGTCTGTGCCAGCACCGCCTCAGCCCGTTCGTAGGCATTCTTCAATGCCGCCGTGTCACCGTGCAGCTTCTGCTGCAGCTGACGGTAGGGCTCGGTATGAAAAATCTGACGGAAAATACGGCTGCGTTCTTCGGTTTTCGCAAGCAGAAGCTTTAAAAAATCCCCCTGGGCAATCATGGCAATCTGTGTAAACTGCACCCGGTCCAGACCGATCAGATCTGTAATCACCCGGGTCACTTCCTGGGTCTTTGTCACCGGCGGCCGTCCGTCGGAAAATTCCAGTACGGCGCCTGCTGCCTGTCTGGTTGTCCCCTGTCCCCTGGTCTTTGGACGCTCATATTCCGGATTTCTTCGAACGGTATATTTTTTTCCGTGATAGGAAAAAAGCAATTCCACATAAGTCGCCGTATGGGCATCGGCATATTTGCTGCGGAACATTCTGGCATCATCCCGGCTGCTGCCGCTGGCTTCCCCGTACAGCGCGTAGGTAATGGCGTCAAAAATCGTGGTTTTTCCGGCTCCCGTATCCCCGGTAATCAAATAAAGTCCGCAGCCCTCCAGTCTGTCAAAGGGGATTTCCTGCTTATCCGCATAAGGTCCGAACCCGGACATTGTAAGTTTGATCGGTTTCATCTGTGTTCCGTCCTCTCCCGGCTGTCCCAGATTTCTTCGATCCGCGCAGCCAGATACTTCCGCTGTGCTTCCTGCATCGGCTGATTGTTCTGCTGTTCATAGAAATCTTCCAGAAGTTCCATCGGACTCCTGTGTTCCGATTCTGTCAGGTCTCTGATTTCGCGGTTTTCTCTAGTCCGCCGGTTGTCATAATCCAGTTTCATAATATTCGGATAGATGGTACGCAGCCGGTTCATCGCATCCATGATATCGTTTTCATCTGTCAGGGTGATGTGCAGATAATCCTCCACTGCCGTACCTTCATAGGCAGACCGGGCAGTCAGCTCTTCATAAGTGCCCCGGATCTCCCGCAGATCCCTGCGGGGCGTCAGTGGAATCTGCTCCACGGCCACTTCTCCTTTTTTCTTCAGATCCACAAGGGTCACGCTTTTTACATGGGATGCTTCCGAAAAAGAATACTTCAGGGGCGTCCCGCAGTAACGCACCGTCTCCCGCCCGATTTTCTGCGGTCTGTGAATGTGTCCCAGCGCCACATAATCAAATGCGTCAAAAAGCGCAGCGTCCACATTCTCCTGCCCCCCTGCGTACAGTTCCTCCGATTCACTGCATACAGCTCCTGTGACAAACTGATGGGCAAGCAGCACATTTCTCACCGAAGGATCCACCGGAATCTGTTCCATCACCCAGGCCAGGGCATCCGGATACGTGCGGATTTCTTCTTCCTCCCCCTCTTCCTCTGTTCCTTCTGTCTCCTGTCCGAGGACATGCCGTACCGATGCCGGCTTGATAAATGGAAGCAGATAGAAATGAATCTCTCCATATGCGTCTGTCTGCACAATCGGCTGGGGAATTTTTTCAAAGATACCGGAAATATATATTTTCTCCGATGCCAGCAGTCTGGATCCGAAGTCCAGCCGCTGGGGAGAATCATGGTTGCCGCTGATGATAAAAACCGGAAGATTCCGCCGGGACAGTTCTGTCAGAAATTCGTCCAGGAGCGTCACCGCCTCTGCCGGAGGCACCGACTTATCATAAATATCCCCGCTGATCATCACACCTTCCGCATGCCGGGAATCGGTTATCTTCAGTATTTCCTTCAGAATATACCGCTGATCTTCCAGCATGGAAAATTCGTTGACTTTTTTTCCAATGTGCAGATCTGACAGATGTATCAGTCTCATACGCCATCTCCATTCTGTTCCGTTTCTGCCGGCGGCATCAGCGTCCGCCAGCCGGGATGTTCCGCAATCAGTGCCAGTTTTTTCATGCGGCTCAGCTTCTTGATCACCGCCTCCCGGTGCATGGCTTCCTCCCGGGTGTCATACACTTCCAGATAGACCAGTTCCACCGGCTGATGGCTGCGGGTATATTTCGCCCCTCTGCCGCTTTGATGATCGGTCAGGCGTTTTCGTATATGATTCGTCCATCCCGTATACAGGCTGCCGTCTCCGCAGCGAAGCATATAGGTATAATTATTTTCTGACATATTCACAGATTTCCTAACTGATTGCTCAGCTGGGCAAATTCCTGCAGAGTCAGCGCTTCTCCCCGAATGGTCAACGGTTTGCCGATGTTTCGAATCGCTGTCTCTGCCTGTTCTTTGGTAAAATGCAGTTCCGGCGCGTTTTTCAGACCATTTGCCAGTGTTTTACGGCGCTGGTTGAAGGACGCACGGATGACCGCGAACAACAGTTTTTCATCTGAGACTTCTACCGGAGGCTTCCGATGACGGGTCAGACGAATCACTGCGGATCCCACTTTCGGCTGCGGCATAAAACAGGAGGGAGGCACCTCCGCCACAATCTCCGGTTCCGCATAATACTGCACCGCAAGGGACAGGGCGCCGTAATCTTTGGAACCCGGTCCTGTCTGCATCCGGTCCGCCACTTCCTTCTGCACCATAATGGTGATGCTCTCCATGGGAACCCGGCTTTCAAATAATTCCATGATAATCGGCGTAGTAATATAGTATGGAAGATTTGCCACCACTTTGATGGGGTTTCCGTTATTTTTCTCCTCTACCAGACGATTCAGATCCAATTTCAGAATATCGCCGTGGATAATCTCCGCATTCGGAAACTCCTCCAGTGTATTCTCAAGAATCGGTATCAGCTTATCGTCTATTTCCACTGCGGTCACAGCCCGGGCCGCCTGGGCCAGATACTGGGTCATGGTCCCGATCCCGGGGCCGATTTCCAGTACATAGTCCGTTTTGGTGATGCCGGCCGCTTCCACGATCTCTTCGAGAATATTGGAATCAATCAGAAAATTCTGGCCGAACTTCTTCTGAAATGTAAAACCATACCGTTCAATCACCGCTCGGGTACGGGTCGGATTGCCCAGATATGGTATTCCTTTTTTTTCTGTCATAATATTTCTCCTGTTAGTTCCTGCAGATACGATTCTGTCAGTTCTTTGCTTTCAGGAATACCCGGCGGGCATTCGCTTCCGTCTGCCGGATCACCTCTTCTTTGGAAATTCCCTTCAGCTGCGCGACCGTATCTGCCACAAAATCAAGATAAATGGAATGATTGCGTTCGCCGCGATGGGGAGACGGGGCCAGATATGGACAGTCTGTCTCCAGAAGCAGGTATTCCATGGGCGTCCGGGCCACGGTGTTTTTCAGTTTTTTCGCGTTTTTAAAGGTGACCACTCCGCCTGTGCCGATACAGAATCCCATTTTGACATATTCTTCCGCTATTTCCGGAGAGTAGGAAAAACAGTGAATGCTTCCGGTCAGTCCCTGTCCGTATGTCTTCATAATCTCCAGGGTATCCTGTGCCGCGTCCCTGCTGTGTATGCTGACGGGAAGATCCAGCTCGCCGGCCAGTTCCAGCTGGCGGATGAACCATTTCTTCTGTGTCTCGTGGGACTCGATGTTCCAATGATAATCCAGTCCGATCTCCCCGATGGCCACAATCCGGTCGTCGGTGCCGGCCGTCTCTCTGAGCCAGGCAAAAATCTCTTCGTTCAGTTCACCCGTATGATCCGGATGAACGCCCACCGCACCGTAAATCATCGGCCACCGGTGGGCCAGTTCTACCGTGTCCCTGCAGTCCTGTACACTGGCTCCTACATTGAGTATCGTCCCTACATTATGGTCTTTCATGGAAGCCAGGAGCTCCTCCCGGTCACTGTCAAACTGTCTGTCATTATAATGCGCATGGGTATCAAATATCATCGGTTCCTCACTCTCTTCCCTCGGATTCTGTCATTCATTATTGCAAAAATAACCACGGTCTGCAACTTTCTTTCCGCTGTCTCCGCAGAGATTTTTTCTTTCTTTTCGTATACAGTATAGAAAATTTTAGTTGTCGCAATGAAACAACCGGTTGTTGTACTTCCTTGTTTTTCTGTGTTATATTCATTGTATCGAAATAAATACATAAACAAATTTCAAGTAATCAGGAGGAGTTCCTATGAGCTTTAAAAACGTTGTTGTGGCAGGCGGCGGAGTACTTGGCAGTCAGATTGCCTATCAATCCGCCTTCCGTGGATTTCATGTAACCATCTGGCTGAGAAGCGAAGCATCCATCGGACGGGCCAAACCAAAAATCGACCGTCTTCACTCCATCTATCTGGATACCCTGGATGCATGCAGCAAAAACCCTGCACTGACTCCCCGCGGATTCTGCGAAGATCCATCCAAGCTGACACCGGAACAATTCGACAAAATGAAAGAAGCTGCGGAAGCTGCCTACAATAATATGATCTATGAAACGGATCTGGCAGCTGCAGTAGCAGACGCGGATCTGGTCATCGAAGCCATGGCAGAAAATCCGGCAGACAAAATCGCCTTCTATCAGAATCTGGCGCCGGTACTGGAAGAAAAAACCATACTTGCAACCAATTCTTCCACCCTGCTTCCCAGCACCTTTGCAGAATATACCGGAAGACCGGAGAAATACCTGGCGCTCCACTTTGCCAACGAAATCTGGAAAAACAACACAGCGGAAATTATGGGGCACCCGGGAACCTCACCGGAAGCTTATCAGGCAGTGGTATCCTTTGCCGCCGAAATCGGCATGGTTCCGCTGCAGCTGAAAAAAGAACAGCCCGGCTACATTCTGAATTCCATGCTGGTTCCGTTCCTGAATTCCGCCCAGGCACTTTATGCTACCGGTGTTGCGGATCCGGAAACCATTGACAAAACCTGGATGCTGGCCACCGGCGCTCCGGCAGGTCCGTTCCGGATTCTGGATATCGTAGGCCTGACCACCGCTTACAACATTGTCATGAACCGGCCGGAAGCCACCTCAGATCCGGATTCGATTCCATACAAAATCGCACACAAATTAAAAGAATACATTGATGCGGGCAAAACCGGCGTCAATGCAGGGGAAGGCTTTTATCGCTATAAATAAAACGCCCGCTCTTCTGTATCCAGTATCTGGATGCATGATTATTATTTTTCAGAAAGAACCGGCTCACTGGGAGCCGGTTCTTTCTGTCTGAAACAGCTGC
This genomic window contains:
- a CDS encoding alanine--glyoxylate aminotransferase family protein; this translates as MYRIMTPGPTEVSENVMQARACRFTNPDLDEEFVEEYRNLCEMISRMLHTGNETLILGGEGILGLEAGIASLTEPGDRVLIIDNGLYGEGNRDFVKIYRGEPVMYSVDRKNPVDPQALEEFLKKDHGFKFATVVHCDTPSGVLNDISVICPLLKKYGILTMVDAVSSTFGEPIDVDACQIDLLCGGSQKAVSAPPGLTFVTVSEDAREAMHTRKTPIASFYANLTTFDHYYEEKWFPYTMPISDIYGFRVAIREIAADQSVYDRHRIIGECFRKAVTDAGLHLHLEGGYSNTVTVIDVPEGVSAEDILTRMREKHNIMIAGSMGYLAGKVLRIGHMGFNAKEENMCEVLRALQEVCVHYGVKLEKNMEEVFREALKQYPDYRENRGVMLGI
- a CDS encoding ECF transporter S component; this encodes MRTNHEKELAVSAAAQSGSNAKFIAITAIFVALTFVFTAFVNIRLPIAANGGLVHLGNIPLFIGAIIFGKKTGAIAGAVGMGLFDLMGGWSLWAPFTFVIVGLMGFVVGKITEKQEHQKFVWYAVAILAACGIKIVGYYIAEGIIYGNWIAPVTSIPGNLVQIGIAAVITLAIVGRLRKAAAVTGLIRTDD
- the tadA gene encoding tRNA adenosine(34) deaminase TadA; this encodes MKYMKEAIRQAKKAKDLGEVPIGCVIVYEDRIIGRGYNRRNTDRSTLAHAELAAIRKACKKMGDWRLEGCTMYVTLEPCQMCSGALVQSRISKVVIGTMNPKAGCAGSVLNLLQMKAFNHQVDVEYGLCKEMCAEILRDFFRDLRRKNKEIRLQERKQKEIQSQELG
- a CDS encoding transcriptional repressor, encoding MRNRSKRSKQRDSIQAFLASRHDHPTAETVYLNIREQIPNISLATVYRNLSLLSEQGEIRKISIGQGPDRFDGNTEPHSHFICRECGTIIDLAAEPALPVTDMDGHPFDGKIDEHVTCYYGLCPTCLKKTLPTGNIL
- a CDS encoding ferritin family protein, with the protein product MAKFVCSVCGYVYEGDSLPADFTCPVCKAPASKFTEQKGEMEWAAEHVVGVAQGASEDIMADLRANFEGECSEVGMYLAMARVAHREGYPEIGLYYEKAAYEEAEHASKFAELLGEVITDSTKKNLEMRIDAENGATAGKTDLAKRAKAANLDAIHDTVHEMARDEARHGKAFLGLYNRYFK
- a CDS encoding SMC family ATPase, producing MKPIKLTMSGFGPYADKQEIPFDRLEGCGLYLITGDTGAGKTTIFDAITYALYGEASGSSRDDARMFRSKYADAHTATYVELLFSYHGKKYTVRRNPEYERPKTRGQGTTRQAAGAVLEFSDGRPPVTKTQEVTRVITDLIGLDRVQFTQIAMIAQGDFLKLLLAKTEERSRIFRQIFHTEPYRQLQQKLHGDTAALKNAYERAEAVLAQTIARIHPDTEKEEEQLQALGLHQRKEREQLLEEMIHRDQKEADRLEQAYRDLDRRRNELQKEYSKAETDHRNREELRREEKILLEEQQKLFSAKAVLQKETEKDPEREQLRIQIAEEEKRLPEYEELTRIQSAGQKAEENRKKDQAGIAAEEARQEKQEKAYRQMLETRSSLKEVPQQLLREMHGLEQFQDREKLIRRISEQCRGIDREWKEIHTAREEYQKELEAYRRMHDREGRLNQQFLNAQAGLLAQTLTDGEPCPVCGSTVHPSAAELTREAPTEEMVSQAREQTAQQQERAGACSRRLGEMTARTGAHVRELAGNAARLFPELTEETWIQIFRKAEEQQTWPEEFTVRFRAVFDQNKTQKAEYQKRIQMYRQQKKELDALEQKIPESEDSLKQTQSRLEQWRQKQVRDQAEYENCRARLEECRRKLPFRSLQEARDQIIRQKAQLKQMTETRQQAEACYQECARAVDVRSGKTEALRKALEGSTPADRKELDTRRSDLEKEWNQLRDRQKTISLRLSENETVCKDLKMREKELTQLEEQQSWMMNLNATLNGTLSGKDKMMLETYIQTHYFDRVIGRANTRFMQMSSGQYELKRRREASNQRSQSGLELNVLDHHNGSERSVRTLSGGESFMASLSLALGLADEIQSTAGGIQLDTMFVDEGFGSLDEDTLNQAMRAFDDLSQSGRQIGIISHVSELKERIRNQIVVTKDVCGKSRARIVQE
- a CDS encoding exonuclease SbcCD subunit D encodes the protein MRLIHLSDLHIGKKVNEFSMLEDQRYILKEILKITDSRHAEGVMISGDIYDKSVPPAEAVTLLDEFLTELSRRNLPVFIISGNHDSPQRLDFGSRLLASEKIYISGIFEKIPQPIVQTDAYGEIHFYLLPFIKPASVRHVLGQETEGTEEEGEEEEIRTYPDALAWVMEQIPVDPSVRNVLLAHQFVTGAVCSESEELYAGGQENVDAALFDAFDYVALGHIHRPQKIGRETVRYCGTPLKYSFSEASHVKSVTLVDLKKKGEVAVEQIPLTPRRDLREIRGTYEELTARSAYEGTAVEDYLHITLTDENDIMDAMNRLRTIYPNIMKLDYDNRRTRENREIRDLTESEHRSPMELLEDFYEQQNNQPMQEAQRKYLAARIEEIWDSRERTEHR
- a CDS encoding GIY-YIG nuclease family protein, producing MSENNYTYMLRCGDGSLYTGWTNHIRKRLTDHQSGRGAKYTRSHQPVELVYLEVYDTREEAMHREAVIKKLSRMKKLALIAEHPGWRTLMPPAETEQNGDGV
- the rsmA gene encoding 16S rRNA (adenine(1518)-N(6)/adenine(1519)-N(6))-dimethyltransferase RsmA encodes the protein MTEKKGIPYLGNPTRTRAVIERYGFTFQKKFGQNFLIDSNILEEIVEAAGITKTDYVLEIGPGIGTMTQYLAQAARAVTAVEIDDKLIPILENTLEEFPNAEIIHGDILKLDLNRLVEEKNNGNPIKVVANLPYYITTPIIMELFESRVPMESITIMVQKEVADRMQTGPGSKDYGALSLAVQYYAEPEIVAEVPPSCFMPQPKVGSAVIRLTRHRKPPVEVSDEKLLFAVIRASFNQRRKTLANGLKNAPELHFTKEQAETAIRNIGKPLTIRGEALTLQEFAQLSNQLGNL
- a CDS encoding TatD family hydrolase — protein: MIFDTHAHYNDRQFDSDREELLASMKDHNVGTILNVGASVQDCRDTVELAHRWPMIYGAVGVHPDHTGELNEEIFAWLRETAGTDDRIVAIGEIGLDYHWNIESHETQKKWFIRQLELAGELDLPVSIHSRDAAQDTLEIMKTYGQGLTGSIHCFSYSPEIAEEYVKMGFCIGTGGVVTFKNAKKLKNTVARTPMEYLLLETDCPYLAPSPHRGERNHSIYLDFVADTVAQLKGISKEEVIRQTEANARRVFLKAKN
- a CDS encoding 3-hydroxyacyl-CoA dehydrogenase gives rise to the protein MSFKNVVVAGGGVLGSQIAYQSAFRGFHVTIWLRSEASIGRAKPKIDRLHSIYLDTLDACSKNPALTPRGFCEDPSKLTPEQFDKMKEAAEAAYNNMIYETDLAAAVADADLVIEAMAENPADKIAFYQNLAPVLEEKTILATNSSTLLPSTFAEYTGRPEKYLALHFANEIWKNNTAEIMGHPGTSPEAYQAVVSFAAEIGMVPLQLKKEQPGYILNSMLVPFLNSAQALYATGVADPETIDKTWMLATGAPAGPFRILDIVGLTTAYNIVMNRPEATSDPDSIPYKIAHKLKEYIDAGKTGVNAGEGFYRYK